The proteins below come from a single Parcubacteria group bacterium genomic window:
- a CDS encoding Wzz/FepE/Etk N-terminal domain-containing protein, whose amino-acid sequence MNQENFWKIIKQKLKVIFVVSFVVAACVFTISTIIKPKYRSDISVLVVQKQPEDKVDAFSAAKSAEYLSDIFSKIIFTDSFIDDVLQSPVGVKNVYSTNKEDRKKEWEKEVSVKKVNNTGIIEISVFDPSRKEAEKVAQAIASNLATNNQKYHGGGDKIVISVIDGPVTTQNPATPNIPLNILIGFVMGLIGTVGYLYFFGKEEPEYRALDHYHEIR is encoded by the coding sequence ATGAATCAAGAGAATTTTTGGAAAATCATCAAGCAAAAACTGAAAGTTATCTTCGTGGTTTCCTTTGTCGTGGCGGCTTGTGTGTTTACAATTTCCACGATTATCAAACCTAAATATCGCTCTGACATCAGTGTCTTGGTCGTCCAAAAACAACCAGAAGATAAGGTGGACGCTTTCTCAGCTGCCAAGTCGGCAGAATATCTTAGTGATATTTTTTCCAAAATCATCTTTACTGATTCTTTTATTGATGATGTATTGCAGTCTCCGGTCGGAGTGAAGAATGTTTATTCGACCAATAAGGAAGATCGTAAAAAGGAATGGGAAAAAGAAGTCAGTGTCAAAAAAGTGAACAATACTGGAATTATTGAAATTTCCGTTTTCGATCCTTCGAGAAAAGAAGCGGAAAAAGTGGCACAAGCGATTGCGAGCAATCTGGCTACCAACAATCAGAAGTATCATGGAGGTGGAGATAAGATTGTGATTAGTGTCATTGACGGACCGGTTACGACGCAAAATCCTGCCACGCCGAATATCCCCTTGAATATTCTCATCGGATTTGTAATGGGACTAATCGGAACAGTCGGTTATCTCTATTTTTTCGGAAAAGAAGAGCCAGAATATCGCGCGTTGGATCATTATCATGAGATAAGGTAG
- a CDS encoding glycosyltransferase, translating into MRILQVHKYFTRKRGGGSVTAFFELLKMFSQRSHEVIVFSMQDRDNEPSPYAKYFTEHFDLNEKTGLGEKLKRASKFLYNFEAKRKLEELIIAEKPEIAHLHNIYHYLSPAIIDTLKKHNIPIVMTLHAYKEICPNYKLFVKGKLCERCKGGKYYHCLANRCLKDSFSGSFLAMLEAYLHKFLGSYAKVDRFISPSEFVKKKYVEFGVPAEKIVVIRNPIEIGQIKKEMDNSLAEKNFFLYYGRISEEKGIADLIRAVAKLEKEGALGENELRIVGKGSQEQALKKLVKDLELEGKVRFIGFKSGKELIDLVSQAKFIVVPSIWYDNSPMVVTEAQIARRPVIVSDLGGTSESIIAHETGFVFEAGNVDDLAGKIKKTLRLSKAERFSMGQYGYENILKINDEEMLYWEMISLYESLLR; encoded by the coding sequence ATGAGAATCCTCCAGGTTCACAAATATTTTACCCGAAAAAGAGGCGGCGGATCGGTGACGGCTTTTTTTGAGCTGCTAAAAATGTTTTCCCAAAGAAGCCATGAAGTAATTGTGTTTTCAATGCAAGACCGAGACAATGAGCCGTCGCCATATGCGAAATATTTTACTGAGCATTTTGACTTGAATGAAAAAACGGGACTAGGAGAAAAATTGAAACGAGCCTCGAAATTTCTCTATAATTTTGAAGCGAAGCGAAAATTGGAAGAATTGATCATCGCGGAAAAGCCCGAGATCGCTCACTTGCACAATATCTATCACTATCTCAGTCCAGCGATTATTGATACGTTGAAAAAGCACAATATTCCGATCGTCATGACGTTGCATGCTTACAAGGAAATCTGTCCGAATTACAAGTTATTTGTCAAAGGTAAACTTTGCGAAAGATGCAAAGGAGGGAAATATTATCATTGTCTGGCCAATAGGTGCCTCAAGGATTCTTTTTCGGGCAGTTTTTTGGCGATGCTGGAAGCTTATCTGCATAAATTTTTGGGGAGCTATGCGAAGGTGGATAGGTTCATTTCACCCAGTGAGTTTGTGAAAAAAAAGTATGTCGAGTTTGGTGTCCCGGCAGAAAAGATTGTTGTCATTCGGAATCCGATCGAAATTGGACAGATCAAAAAAGAAATGGATAATAGTCTTGCAGAGAAAAACTTTTTTCTCTATTATGGCAGAATTTCTGAGGAGAAGGGGATTGCTGATCTGATTCGGGCTGTGGCGAAATTGGAGAAAGAGGGAGCACTGGGAGAAAATGAATTGCGTATTGTCGGCAAAGGTTCCCAAGAGCAAGCACTCAAAAAACTAGTCAAGGATTTAGAATTGGAAGGAAAGGTAAGATTTATCGGTTTTAAGTCAGGCAAGGAACTGATTGATTTGGTCAGTCAGGCTAAGTTTATCGTGGTACCTTCTATTTGGTATGACAATTCTCCTATGGTTGTCACTGAGGCTCAAATTGCCCGCAGGCCGGTCATTGTATCTGATCTAGGTGGAACTAGCGAGTCAATCATCGCTCATGAAACAGGTTTCGTTTTTGAAGCAGGGAACGTCGATGATCTAGCTGGGAAGATCAAAAAAACACTCCGCCTTTCGAAAGCAGAGCGTTTTTCCATGGGACAATATGGCTACGAGAATATTTTGAAAATCAATGACGAAGAAATGCTCTATTGGGAAATGATCAGTCTTTACGAAAGTCTTTTGCGTTGA
- a CDS encoding O-antigen ligase family protein gives MELVSKRIAGAIFMGGLVAILFLGFFSSEPLITDSVLTLGLMLFTAFLHRPKWGIFLILFIRPAIDKFSDTFSISFRNININSSAIFGSLVVLLLSLFILKNIAQLKFVPLKKYWLIFLALITLSILFSIDIPASLYEIIRIMSIFLIFVSIFIVVKIEKDYNNLAYSIIYSAIIPFLFATYQLVTGTGLGGTEGIESRLFGTFSHPNPFASFVFIVLVVAIFFFTQEKLPRQKLFLGTMIVWGIFLLIQTYCRGAWLAFLIFLFILTAIKYPKALLGLIFTMLFIFSVSETIQNRVEDIYNPPADSSVRWRFAQWERMSGLFLKKPLTGYGIGTETVAFENEFGYNAGNPYTHNDFLRVALETGILGAIAYFFLIMVTLFKLVVNYRKEKNPWNKDFELFVLALFIAILSFSLTNNTLRETVTQWTMWSLVAVALALHAQKKLAK, from the coding sequence ATGGAGCTAGTTTCCAAAAGGATAGCCGGAGCGATTTTTATGGGCGGATTGGTCGCCATTTTGTTTTTGGGCTTTTTTTCTTCCGAGCCACTCATCACCGATTCCGTCCTCACTCTCGGACTTATGCTTTTCACGGCCTTTCTTCATCGCCCAAAATGGGGCATTTTTTTGATCCTGTTTATCCGACCGGCGATTGATAAATTTAGCGACACTTTCAGCATATCTTTCCGAAATATCAACATCAATTCTTCCGCTATTTTTGGCTCACTTGTCGTTCTTCTTCTATCTCTCTTTATCCTCAAAAATATTGCTCAACTAAAATTTGTGCCACTGAAAAAATATTGGCTCATTTTTCTTGCTCTCATTACCCTAAGCATACTTTTCTCAATTGACATTCCAGCTAGTCTCTATGAAATAATCAGAATCATGAGCATTTTCCTCATTTTCGTTTCCATCTTCATTGTTGTGAAGATAGAAAAAGACTATAACAACCTCGCCTACAGTATAATCTATTCCGCCATCATTCCGTTTCTGTTTGCCACTTATCAACTGGTCACCGGAACAGGACTGGGGGGAACAGAAGGGATTGAGAGTCGATTGTTTGGCACATTCAGCCATCCCAATCCTTTTGCTTCTTTTGTCTTCATCGTCCTTGTCGTAGCCATTTTTTTCTTCACCCAAGAAAAACTGCCCCGCCAAAAATTATTCCTCGGTACAATGATCGTTTGGGGCATTTTTCTATTGATCCAGACCTATTGTCGCGGAGCTTGGTTGGCTTTTCTGATCTTCCTATTCATCCTCACAGCCATCAAATATCCCAAAGCGCTTTTAGGTTTAATCTTCACAATGCTCTTCATCTTTTCCGTCTCTGAAACGATCCAAAACCGCGTGGAGGATATCTATAACCCCCCGGCTGACAGCTCAGTTCGTTGGAGATTCGCTCAATGGGAAAGAATGTCCGGACTGTTCCTCAAAAAGCCCCTGACTGGCTATGGCATCGGAACAGAAACAGTTGCCTTTGAAAACGAATTCGGCTACAACGCCGGCAATCCCTACACGCACAACGACTTCCTCCGCGTTGCTCTGGAAACTGGCATCCTCGGCGCCATCGCCTATTTCTTCCTAATTATGGTCACGCTGTTTAAATTAGTTGTAAATTATAGAAAAGAAAAAAATCCTTGGAACAAGGATTTCGAATTATTCGTCTTAGCATTATTCATCGCTATTTTAAGTTTTTCTCTGACCAATAACACACTGCGTGAAACGGTCACGCAATGGACGATGTGGAGCCTAGTTGCCGTCGCCCTGGCACTTCATGCGCAGAAAAAGTTGGCCAAATAA